Part of the Methanothermobacter sp. genome, GAAATAGAGGATGCAGGCAACCGTGTTGATTACATAACAGGGGGCCTCGATGAATACCCGGTAACAGGCAAAAGGGCGGCGGAGATACTGAGGGATGAGGAGATAGAATTTGCAGTCGTATCAGGTGTCCCCCATGCCCTGCCGGTTGAGGAACTTGAACTTGAGTCCGTCGCCGTTACAGACGGGCCAAGGCTCGTGGAACCACTAAGGAAGTTAGGATACACCCATGTGGTGGCTGAACTGGATGCACATGCAAGGACGCTGGGACAGAGCACCACCGTCGCATCAGACTTTGGAGATGCCCTGCGGAGAAACATTGAAAAGGTGATTTAATTGGCTGAAACCGTTGGAATGATACTCTGCGGAGGATTTGGAAAGAGACTGAGACCTTTAACCGAGAAGATACCCAAACCACTCATAGAAATAAAAGAGGGCTACACAATCCTGGATAAACAGCTCTTTGACCTTAAAAATGCAGGTATAAAGAGGACCTATCTCCTCACAGGGTTCCTTGGGGATAAGATAGAGGAGAGGTATGGTGATGAGTACAAGGGCCTTAAACTGGAATATGTGAGGGAGGAGAAACCCCTGGGAACACTCAACGCAATAAGGCTGGGTATGGAGGCCATCGATGGAGATAAACAGTGCATAATACGCAACGGGGATGTGGTGGCGGACCTGAACATAAGGAAAATGATACACCTTGGGGAGATGTCCGATTACCCCCTCACCATCTTTATAACCAAGATGCAGTCACCCTACGGTATAGTGGAACTCAGCGGAGACAAAATAATCAGCTTCAGGGAGAAACCACTCCTTGACTATTACATAAATGCAGGTGTGTACTTCTCCAAGGGGCAGCTGGACTTCGGGGACTTCGAGTCAGGTGATATTGAGAAAACACTCTTCCCGCTCATGGCCAGTGAAAACAAACTCGGCTACTACCGGGAGGACGGCCTCTTCTGGATGGCAATAGACACCTCCAAGGAGCTGGAGGAGATACGTAAGGAGTACCGTAACAGGGAGGACAAGCCCTGGGGCTATGAGAAGGTCCTCATAAACACAGAGAAGTACCTCACAAAGGAGCTGTTCATAAGGGAGGGCTACAGGACATCCTTCCACTACCATGAGAAAAAGGATGAGACCATGTACATAATATCAGGCTCAGGCTACATTGAATTCCAGGACAGGAAGGAGTACTTCAGCAAGAACGACACCATCAGAATTGAACCCGGTGAGAAACACTCCATTGTGGCAATGGAGAACACGGTACTCCATGAGGTATCAACGCCCCACCTCGATGACACCGTCAGGGTGAGGGACTACTACACCAGGTGATCCATTGATAGTCATCATAGATTACGGGAGCGGGAACCTCCGCAGCATCTCCAACGCCTTCAGAAAGATAGGTGCCCATGTTCAGGTAACATCAAGTCCAGAATCCCTCAATGACTCAGATGCCCTCGTGCTTCCAGGGGTGGGGGCCTTTGGAAGTGCAATGGATAAACTTGAGAATTTAAGGGACCCAATAATCAGGAACATAGAGGAGGGTAAACCCTTCCTGGGCATATGCCTGGGACTCCAGGTCCTCCTATCCGAGAGCCAGGAATCACCTGGCGTCAGGGGACTTGATGTGATACCAGGAAGGGTGGTGAGGATACCACCTGGAAACAAGGTGCCACATATGGGCTGGAACCAGCTGATCCCCAGGAGGGACTCCCCACTCCTTGAAGGCGTGGAGGACGAGTACTTCTACTTCGTCCACTCATACCATGCAGAACCGGCAGAAGATGTTGTTGCGGCAACAACCGAGTATGGTATTGAGATGACAGCGGCCATTGAGGCAGATAACGTATATGCAACCCAGTTCCACCCTGAAAAGAGCGGTGAGGCGGGACTTGATATCCTGAGAAACTTCAGGGAAATAATCAGGGGGTAAATTTTAATGGACATAGAGGGATTTGTAAGGCGCAACATAGACCACATGGACGAGGAATCCCTGCGAAGCATCCTGGCA contains:
- a CDS encoding sugar phosphate nucleotidyltransferase codes for the protein MAETVGMILCGGFGKRLRPLTEKIPKPLIEIKEGYTILDKQLFDLKNAGIKRTYLLTGFLGDKIEERYGDEYKGLKLEYVREEKPLGTLNAIRLGMEAIDGDKQCIIRNGDVVADLNIRKMIHLGEMSDYPLTIFITKMQSPYGIVELSGDKIISFREKPLLDYYINAGVYFSKGQLDFGDFESGDIEKTLFPLMASENKLGYYREDGLFWMAIDTSKELEEIRKEYRNREDKPWGYEKVLINTEKYLTKELFIREGYRTSFHYHEKKDETMYIISGSGYIEFQDRKEYFSKNDTIRIEPGEKHSIVAMENTVLHEVSTPHLDDTVRVRDYYTR
- the hisH gene encoding imidazole glycerol phosphate synthase subunit HisH — encoded protein: MIVIIDYGSGNLRSISNAFRKIGAHVQVTSSPESLNDSDALVLPGVGAFGSAMDKLENLRDPIIRNIEEGKPFLGICLGLQVLLSESQESPGVRGLDVIPGRVVRIPPGNKVPHMGWNQLIPRRDSPLLEGVEDEYFYFVHSYHAEPAEDVVAATTEYGIEMTAAIEADNVYATQFHPEKSGEAGLDILRNFREIIRG